In Telopea speciosissima isolate NSW1024214 ecotype Mountain lineage chromosome 10, Tspe_v1, whole genome shotgun sequence, the DNA window TCTCAAATTTGTTACTTGTCAAACTCTGTGAGgctgaaattttacatgtgaaCAGAGGATATTGGGTTGTACTTGTCTACAAAATATGAGCTCTATCTGATATGCCATGTGGTAGACCTTCAAGTGTTCACATCCAAACCTTCTTGCCCATGTGATTCCTTGGAGAGGCCTTGGActggaatttttttcctgtcttATTCCCTGTCCAGTACAGTGGTCCAGTTCTTCTCATAGGAGAGACGGAAATGATGTTTTAACCTCCCTcggacagtgtgttcgggcagggggttaggtcatcatttccttccccctatgagaggaacttgACCACTATACTGGGCAGGGAACAAGAGACGATAATGATCCCCTGGACTGCGGCCTCCACCTTGTCACCTATAAGACCATAATCCATACCGACGAAAACAAAACCATTATACCGAACAATAAGAAGCCCATCCAATCCCATTATTAGATGTAAGTCCGTCCTCAACAACCAACTAGGATTTGAAGAGTACAAAATGGTATCATTCTCATTATATATCATTGAACATAATAGAAAAGGAATCaagcttttttatttcttttccgaaaaaagtaaattttttctttttgttttttccctggaggtgAATCAAGTTCCTCTCCCTGCCGGTAACCCTGGCCCACCCCATTTATGGGTGTGGTCCTGACACCCCAAAGATGGTCCCCATACCCCATGAGTGGTGTGAGATGGGGTGGGTTGGTTAGCAAGGGAGGGGATTTGGACTTGTCTTAGGGTAGAATGAATTGTAACATCATGATTATGGATATGGGGTAGAGCCAATTAAAATTTAGAAGTGGTTGTTGGTTGCCAATCTCAAATTCTCAACCacccaaatttcttttttggtaatcacacaaatcacacgtcaaccccaaaaggttaaccaacttttagGACATGATATGATCCACTTAAATCTAGGATCAATGCATCATATATTTCAAATTCAtacaacacaaaaaaaagagaggaaaatttgACTTTTACCTTGGGTTATGGGGAATATCcccccaaatccaaaaaaatgaatctagggctgtatttggtatgcattctaggttgattttttttgcatgttcggatgataaaaatatttGCTTTTATAGTCCAAAAATGCAAAATCGATCTAGAACaaattccaaaaatgcataccaaacacagcctagaTCTCCCAAATCCTATGATTTTGGTCGATTTGGATGCTATAGGCAAGCGTCCCCAAGTTTTAGAGCTCTTGTTCccaaaaatcttaaaaaatgaGCTCCTGGTCATTGTTTGCAAGTTTTAGGAGTTGCAAGTGCTAAATTGGGTGAATCATCCCGATCCATTTGCGGTGGTTAAAATCTGCATGAATTGAAGGTGGTCCCCACACCCCATAGACGATGTGAGATGAGGCATCAAATTCTACTTGATGCTGTCATTACtgacataaaaaaaatccatcactTGGCTCTATATCCAGTAATGGCAGCATCTACGCTCTTATCTATCTTCGCTTCTTGGAAAATAACTCATTGCCGTAGGGAGGCAAACCCGATAGTGGACTTGCTTGCAAAGCATGTGGCGAGATCTTGTACTTGCTCAATATTTGAACGCGTCTTTTGTTTTGGAGAGCTCTCTTGGGATGCTTTAGAAAGACCTCGATCTAGGTTTGAGAACTAGTCATGTAGGGTGTTTCCCATGTTGGTGTtttattcttgggtttggtTTAGTTCTCTGCTGATGGTAATGCTGAAAGTGAAAATTATACCATCTTTTGCCTATGTTTTCTTTATCAGTCTGGGAATGCCTGGATGTTAAAATTTTGTACTTATTTTACTTTATATTTTAAAGAATTCTTTGCTgacccttccccccccccccactccccaccccaccccaccccaccccacaaaaaaaaaaaaaaactttcaatgTACATTTTATCATTGTTCCCAGATGGAGAAGGAGCTTCCCAAGGAAAACAGTTTATACCATGGATTGGTACTAATCTAGTAGTCTTTGTGGTTCCAACAGGGAGACTTGCTTCAAGTACTGTTATGACTGGGAATGTTCTCATCAATGGGAGAAAGCGAAGATTAAACCATGGAGTTGTTGTAAGTATAATTAGCAATGTAAATATTCTTATAATTTAAAGACACTTCTCATCAATGTCTGTTTGTTAACTTCAAATTTCTCCAGGCTTATGTGACTCAAGAGGATGTACTGTTAGGGACACTAACAGTTAAAGAAACAATAACTTACTCAGCTCATTTGAGGTTGCCTTCTACTATGAGCAAAGAAGAGATAGATGAAGTGGTAGAGGGCACAATTATGGAGATGGGTCTTCAAGAATGTGCAGATAGAATGATAGGTAACTGGCACCTAAGGGGCATCAGTGGAGGTGAAAAGAAGAGAGTGAGCATTGCACTTGAGATCCTTACTCGCCCCCGTCTTTTATTCCTTGATGAACCCACCAGTGGACTTGACAGTGCATCGGCTTTCTTTGTGATCCAAACCCTTAGAAATGTCGCTCGTGATGGAAGGACTGTTATCTCCTCCATCCACCAACCAAGTAGTGAGGTATTTGCTCTGTTTGATGATCTGTTCCTACTTTCAGGAGGTGAAACTGTTTATTTTGGAGCAGCAAAGATGGCTGTAGAGGTGAGGAACTTTTAACTGGGTAAGTGCCAAATGACTGTGTAGATTATCAAATAATAATGTGCCTTTGAACATTATATTTCTGTTGCAGTTCTTTGCTGAATCTGGCTTCCCCTGTCCTAGTAGAAAAAACCCTTCTGATCACTTCCTTCGTTGCATTAATAAGGACTTTGATATTGTAAATGCCACTCTAGTTGGATCTCAAAGAATCCGTTTTTGTGTAAGTAGTTTCATTGCCTCCCCGTCCCCTTAATGATCCCTTGAATCACCAGACTCTTCGTTTAATATGATTTCACCACTTCCTTGTAAGTTGCAATTCATTATTTGTTTGTTACAGGAAATCGAGTCAACATCAGATCCTGTAAATCAAATGCCAAGTGCAAAGATCAAAGAAATTCTGGTCCAGAAATACAAAACTTCAGAGTATGGAGCAAGAACACGAAGAAGGATCCAGGATATCTTACTAATTGTAAGCATCCTGAactcaaaccaaaaccaatccatTGCATATCAGAAGTTCTTGGTTATGTATATGCAGTATAATTGGGTTTTCTCATTGGATGTGAATACAGGAAGGACTTCTTGTGATATCAGACAGTGCCAGTGATGCTAGCTGGTGGAAACAGCTAACCACATTGACACAGAGATCTTTCATAAACATGACTAGAGATATTGGGTATTATTGGTTAAGGATTGCAATCTACATAGTTGTTGCCATCTGTGTTGGGTCAATCTACTTCGACATTGGGACTAGCTATTCTGCGATCTTAGCTAGAGGCGCATGTGGTGCTTTCGTGACAGGCTTCATGACATTCATGTCTATAGGAGGTTTCCCATCTTTTGTTGAAGAAATGAAGGTAAGCAATCTCAAAACTCATGTAAAAAACCAGAATTACATAGTTAAGCTTTCAAAGTCTCATATATATGGTTTTAAATCAGGTCTTCTATCGCGAAAGGCTCAATGGCCATTACGGGAATGCAGTGTTCATCCTATCAAATTTTCTCTCATCATTCCCTTACTTGGTTGTGATTAGTATTGCTTCTGGAACAGTTGCATTTTACATGGCAAAATTTAGTAGAGAGTTCAGCCACTATGTATACTTCTGCATTAATCTTTTCGGTTGCATCGCTGTTATAGAGAGCTTAATGATGGTTGTTGCTTCACTGGTACCCAACTTCCTCATGGGCATCATAATTGGAGCTGGAATTATGGTAAGAAAGCTATCCTCCTTGGCCTCTTCCATGAAAAATATCTATAATCATCatcagcattaccaccatcatGCCATCTGAACCATAGTACTTGTTGGGAGAATAGCCCCACATTGGTTTCCCCTAAGACCTTCTGTCCCCTGATATACCTGTGAGTCCTTCCACCCAAGAGTTCgagcttttgggttggatatttacatggtatcagagcaagtttTTTTCCATACCTTCTGTCCACTCATATACCTGTGAATGGTTTTCTTTGTAGGGAATTTTGATGATGACTTCCGGGTTTTTTCGTTTACTGCCTGATCTTCCCAAGCCCTTCTGGCGAATCCCAATTTCGTATCTAAGTTATGGGTCATGGGCATTACAGGTATGTTCATATGTTCATATGTTCATATGTTCATAAGAGAAGTAGATTCCCACAAGCACGAGATAAGCTATAGACTTTATTTTTAACTGTAATGCAGGGTTCATACAAGAATGAATTGGCTGGATTTGAGTTTGATCCCTTAGTTCCAGGTGACCCAAAACTGAAGGGCGATGTGATCATCCATACCATGTTTGGTATCAAAATGGATCACTCAAAGTGGTTAGATTTGCTTGCTGTGTTTATCATTCTAATTGCCTATAGATTACTCTTCTATATCATACTTGAGCTCAAGGAGAGAGCATTACCAGTAGTCCGAGCATTCTACATGAAGAAAACTATCCAACGCCTTAACAAGAGGTCTTCAATCAAGAAGAAGCAATCCATTTCAAAGCGATTCCCAACCTTACATCCATTATCTTCTCAGGAGGGTTTCAACTCCCCAATCCCTTAAGATACCCCAAAGAAGAAACCCATTTCACACCATACAAACTACTACAGTGTTCATGGGTTTCGATTGTTTTggattcttatatatatatatgtaaacaaCTTTTGCAGTTACAGGAAAGAATAATACAGAAAGCGAGAAGCATTTTCATTCTTGTGAACACAAAAAATGAGTTAAGCAGCCCCTAGTGCTTAAAATGGAACTTCATAATAGGGGGTGTTGGACCCCACCCCAATTCCTCTAACTGGGTGGGTCCTAAGTAATTTTTATCCATATTACTTTTACTACTCCAAACAGAATTAGTTATTTCGAATACTTgcttatttcaatttttatttctgTATAGAGGCCCATGTATACCATCACAATAGGAGTGGCAATTTCTTATGGCCACCCGCctaggctcactagggcccagaggCTCTCGGTTCGTGCGTGTCATACCAACCGTTTAACTCCACTTCCTTGATCATGGCATGGAATGGGGGTCAAAAAGTAAGAagtattttcccaaaaaaataaaagggtgtacccggagcacgaggctcccgccattgctgggtctggggagggtcataatgtaagcaATCTTACCCGTGCTtccgcaaagaggctgttttcaaacttgaacccatgaccacttggttacAATAGAGCAAATTTACATGTGCATCAAGGCCGACCGGCTGGCCTTGGTTATTTTTCAAACATTTGTCCTAAAAGGGGGAGTATTATGACAATAGATTCTTGGGTATTCCTTCTTCCACCgggaagaaaaactttctcaaaTTCAAATAGTTCATAAATTGGCTGCCCTATCCCCTTGGTTATGGGTGTTAATCGATTCGGTTTCGATTAGTCAGTTTGGTTATGAAACGGTTCAAGGTATGAAAGAGAGAAATTAGAATCAAACTGTTTATTAAACAGTTCCATTATCCCATATCGAAACCAATTAATAATAGTTTTGGTTAAACAGTTTTATTGGTTTCAGTTTCGATTTTGTTGTCAATTCAAATTAGCAATTTTGTGCCCAATTGGGAATGAACCTGTTTTTATTGGGCTTGAACCATGATATCTAGGCTTAAATTGtagctttgaaaaaaaaaaaattaaattaaataaatgggaaaaagaacactgcttggtcgcatggctcctgtgcccagacatatgAGTGCACAAAATTATCATCGTGcctccattaaataaaaattcctcatgTTGATGcctgtgtgctctcattggcccccacgttGGTGTAGGGGCCACGCTTCTACGAAGCGATCTCTTACCCTAAATAAATTTACATTGTGTAATTCACTACAAGTAGAAAACACTAGAAAGTGCATATAGAATACTAGGACTAACCAGTTTTTAATCAGTTTAATATGTATAATTGGTTCGATAGCATACCAGTTCTAATCAGTTTAAATTGGTTTAAAAAACAATCTTTATCaggtcaaaatcaaaccgaactgTTTAATAAACGATATTacttttcaaaattcaaaccgAACCGATTAATAAACGGTGTATTGATTCCAATTCAAACGGTTCAATTCAATTTCATTAATGGTTTCAATTTGCAATTCACACCCTTACGTACCCTTTGTCAATTCACTATGAGCTACTAATGGATTAAAGTTTTAATTTGAGTTAGGAAACAACTTGATGCTGGAGTATACAAGAGTCTCATTGTGTGTTTTGTTTTGTTCCACAGGCCAAGTGTTAATGGGTTATTTCCATCACCTTTCTTGTGGATATAATTGACAGGTCCAAACTAGGGGGCGCAATTGAGCTGGGCTTGaccggattttttaaaaccccaacacAACCCTAGATCcccttagctcaacccaagcccagcccagttCTATGTCAGACTAGGATATTGCAGCCCACGCTATGCCCAACTGGGCTCAAACCAACCCagcccggccctgattgaccccgATAGCCCCcctattttggtcattttagggCTAGGTTAGGTCTACTTAACCTTGTTTTTTGACCGAATGTATGATATTAGTttctataattatatatttggaaaaaaaaaggctgCTTGGTCATGCCCCTTATGTCTAGACACATGGGTGgcaaatgaccaccttgccccccaTATCGGATGCTTGGGTGTGTGTTCCCATTGGTCCCCGTGTTGGCACAGGGGTCACGCGATCAAGTACCGTTCTCTCTCCCTTAtatatattatgggaaaaagaacgctaactgggCCAATAACCCCTGTGCCTAGACTCATGGGGGTGCAAAATGATCGTcctgcccccatggaaaggcgaaATTACCACCCCCATGATGTCTCCATGCATGCTCTCATTACCCACCGCGCATGTGCAGGCCCTAGAGGCTTGgctagcgttctctttccctatatttatatatatagcgCTAGGCTcatcccaaggcctcaacccaggcTCAGTCCGTCCCTATCCCGAGCTTGGAAATCTCAATTCTAGCGCAGTTCGCAAGCTGAAAAGCCTAGCATATGCCCTACCTAAgacagggcgggtttgggcttGCCTAGCCAAACATGCATCCCTAGTCAAAACTCATCAATTTTAAACGTTTTTGGTGCTATTTAAAAGTTTAGGGAAAAGGCCATCTCATCAGAATTTACAATTGAATTCTCAATCAAAGTTTGATTATTGATACTTTCCAAAGTGGAGAGCGCAATCAACGCTTGATTAGCAACCTCCCCTACAATCATGGCATGCTTCCACACCAAGGAAAGATCCTTCCAAATCTGTACCACCACCAAGGAAGCCAGCACCCACGTCGGAAAATTGGGATTCCGGCACTTTATCACCAAAACCCGGCTAATTTCTGGCCCTTCCTCCATCACCCGAAAAAGGGGGTTTAGGGACATCTTTACTAGAAAACTTTTCTACCGGAACTTCATGAGGAGAGCACTTCGCCAGTTCACAAccattctctctcatctcctgAGGAACAAAGCCTTTCTCCCCTTCAATATTTACCACATTGTTCTTAACCACATCGAGGATTGCTTTTCAAGCTTTGATAGAGAATCCGATCAATAGTCAAACTTCAATTGAGAATTCAATTTTTAATTCTGATGGGGTGGCCACTCAATCAAGGATTGCTTTCCAATCTGATCAAGAGGAGGTGCAAGGCGGGTGGACTCAGGTGTTGGGTCAAAAAAATCGTGATGGTCATAGGATTGCTCTTTGAGGCGGTCGTGTGGGTTCCCATATGGCAACTCCAGTTATTGGCAGAACTCGAAGTCAAAGGAATGCAAATCATGGTGTTAAGGCAGTGGATGCGACAGTAGAAAAACATCAGGTTAAAAAGGAGTTAGGAGTGGGATTGCAAAAAATCCCATCTCCCTTTTCGCTAGAGGAGGAggctcttttggcccgtgtggcTCTTAATCGGCCTGATTTATATGCTGAGATCCCCCGACAATCGAATAGGATAAGGACCCCTTCGGTGCGCCTCACAGATCCACAGTAGCCTTATTTTATTATGTCTCTTGGGTGAGCAAGTGGCGTGCTTTAGGACTgagtcccctttttttttttttttagctttagctttctttgcctttagtctgttgttaggcttgtttgcctcctttttaatcttcaataaattttttatttaaaaaaaaaatatatttagggaaaaggttcttgAACCATTAGAGTAGGATACACTAGCATTTCTatgtcaatctctctcttcctcacatgaaatgcCCTCTTTGCCCTCCATGTATGATACTACTTTATTGCATCTCATTGATGCACTTCTGTGTATTACTTGTTGAAAGAACCCTCGCCCAAAATTTTATTCACCCACCTATTCAGTTATAACAAATAATACTACTAATAAAAACAATCTTAGCTATATTTGGAAAGTAAATTTATACATTTTTATAGACTAAAATAAAGTTTCTTTGAAGTATCAGAGCCTAATATGACCGTTTACCCACCAAAACAATCAATCGGaacaattataaaaaaaaatacactattTTGATGAAATTTCGTTATTTCACTCAACTCAATCTAACTGAAATAGCCTACCACAATGAGAATTCACATCTATGGTGAATTTGAAACCATGAGAATTCACCACATCTATGGTGAATTTGAAACCAGTGCGCTggctcaccccccccccccccccccccccccccccccccccagccgCCCCCAGCCGCCCCcacccc includes these proteins:
- the LOC122643012 gene encoding ABC transporter G family member 15-like isoform X2; protein product: MEIEVTGSGFDRPELEMGFPVATAGSGGGSGRDESAVYLVWEDVTVMLPNFGKGPTRRLLQGLSGYAEPDRIMAIMGPSGSGKSTLLDSLAGRLASSTVMTGNVLINGRKRRLNHGVVAYVTQEDVLLGTLTVKETITYSAHLRLPSTMSKEEIDEVVEGTIMEMGLQECADRMIGNWHLRGISGGEKKRVSIALEILTRPRLLFLDEPTSGLDSASAFFVIQTLRNVARDGRTVISSIHQPSSEVFALFDDLFLLSGGETVYFGAAKMAVEFFAESGFPCPSRKNPSDHFLRCINKDFDIVNATLVGSQRIREIESTSDPVNQMPSAKIKEILVQKYKTSEYGARTRRRIQDILLIEGLLVISDSASDASWWKQLTTLTQRSFINMTRDIGYYWLRIAIYIVVAICVGSIYFDIGTSYSAILARGACGAFVTGFMTFMSIGGFPSFVEEMKVFYRERLNGHYGNAVFILSNFLSSFPYLVVISIASGTVAFYMAKFSREFSHYVYFCINLFGCIAVIESLMMVVASLVPNFLMGIIIGAGIMGILMMTSGFFRLLPDLPKPFWRIPISYLSYGSWALQGSYKNELAGFEFDPLVPGDPKLKGDVIIHTMFGIKMDHSKWLDLLAVFIILIAYRLLFYIILELKERALPVVRAFYMKKTIQRLNKRSSIKKKQSISKRFPTLHPLSSQEGFNSPIP
- the LOC122643012 gene encoding ABC transporter G family member 15-like isoform X1, with the translated sequence MEIEVTGSGFDRPELEMGFPVATAGSGGGSGRDESAVYLVWEDVTVMLPNFGKGPTRRLLQGLSGYAEPDRIMAIMGPSGSGKSTLLDSLAGRLASSTVMTGNVLINGRKRRLNHGVVAYVTQEDVLLGTLTVKETITYSAHLRLPSTMSKEEIDEVVEGTIMEMGLQECADRMIGNWHLRGISGGEKKRVSIALEILTRPRLLFLDEPTSGLDSASAFFVIQTLRNVARDGRTVISSIHQPSSEVFALFDDLFLLSGGETVYFGAAKMAVEFFAESGFPCPSRKNPSDHFLRCINKDFDIVNATLVGSQRIRFCEIESTSDPVNQMPSAKIKEILVQKYKTSEYGARTRRRIQDILLIEGLLVISDSASDASWWKQLTTLTQRSFINMTRDIGYYWLRIAIYIVVAICVGSIYFDIGTSYSAILARGACGAFVTGFMTFMSIGGFPSFVEEMKVFYRERLNGHYGNAVFILSNFLSSFPYLVVISIASGTVAFYMAKFSREFSHYVYFCINLFGCIAVIESLMMVVASLVPNFLMGIIIGAGIMGILMMTSGFFRLLPDLPKPFWRIPISYLSYGSWALQGSYKNELAGFEFDPLVPGDPKLKGDVIIHTMFGIKMDHSKWLDLLAVFIILIAYRLLFYIILELKERALPVVRAFYMKKTIQRLNKRSSIKKKQSISKRFPTLHPLSSQEGFNSPIP